From the genome of Solibacillus sp. FSL H8-0538:
TTATTTTTTGAAGAAAGAAAAAATTATGAAATTCCTAGTAAAAAATCCACCAAGATATTTAACATGGGGAAAAACGGATGGTAGTTAAAACTTTTATCTTTTATCATTTCATGTACTTATTGCATACATTGACCAATTGCAATGCATACTAATAACATCTTTAAAATGAATAATGTGAAAGAGAGGCAATAGATCAATGAAAGCAACAGGAATCGTACGCCGCATAGATGATTTAGGTCGTGTTGTCATCCCGAAAGAAATCCGAAGAACACTACGCATTCGCGAAGGTGACCCATTAGAAATTTATACGGATCGTGAAGGCGAAGTTATTTTGAAAAAGTACTCACCCATTAGTGACTTAGGGGAGTTTGCACAGGAATATGTTCAGGCACTCTACGAAACATTAGGGACACCAGCGTTCATTAGTGACCGAGATGAAATAATTGCAGTTGCTGGTGTTTCTAAGAAAGATTATGTGTCGAAACGTTTAACTGCGTTTGCTGAAGAATTTATGAAGGTACGCACAGTAACGACAGAAAAGATGGAAACGTCCATCGAGCTAGTAGCCGGACAATTTGAACAAGTAAAATCGTATTGTGTTGCCCCGATAGTTTCGAATGGTGACCCGATTGGTGCAGTATATTTATTATCAAAGGTTCATTTTATCGGTGAAATGGAGCAAAAAAATGCAGAAACGGCAGCTAATTTTTTAGCAAAGCAAATGGAAAACTAATGTACTATCGAAGGCGTCCTTGTAGAAAAGGACGTTTTTTAGTGGTTAAAAAAGTATTGCTTTCTAATTATGTCTCAGCTAAAGCGCCAGCCTCTCGAGGTCGCGGTCTGTCCTTGGGCGAAGGCAAAGAGCGCCTTCACTTCGGACTCTCCAGCGCTTGTCGGGGCAAAGCAGGCGCTTTAGCGCTGTTGTTCTTCATGATATACTGGTGATATTGTATAAATAGAGGAAGGATATAGAATGTCTTCTCAAAATTTTGGAATGAAAAGTTATATGAAAGGGGCTTTGTTATTAACGGTTGCAGCAATTATTGTCAAAGTGCTCAGTGCTGCGTACCGCGTTCCCTTTCAAAATTTAGTCGGCGATCAAGGGTTTTATGTCTATCAGCAAGTGTATCCATTTATTGCATTTTTCGTTGTCTGGACTTCAACGGGCTTTGCTGTTGCCATATCTAAAATGCTGGCAGATTTTGAATCTTCTGGTGTCCAGTCAGAAGCTGAAAAACGAGCTGTGTCGACGATTATCTTTCGTTATTTAACGGCGTTGTCCCTTATTTTTTTCTGTGTGTTGTTTTTCGGTGCAGATCTTCTTGCTGGATTTATGTGGGATGCCCAGCTAGCGCCGTTACTGCGAACAGGTGCATTTGTAACACTTTGTATGCCGATGCTCGCCCTATTAAAAGGAACGTATCAAGCAAAAGCGATGATGGAACCAGTTGCGTATGCACAAGTATTTGAGCAAATGATTCGCGTTTCGATTATTTTAGTAGGTACGGTCATTGTGATGGCCACATCACAGTCTGTTTATGCAGCGGGGACGATGGCGATGCTCGGTACGGTGCTGGGTGAAGTAGCAGGTGTGATTTTACTCGTTTTTTATATGAGGAAGAAGCTAGGCTCGAAGAATTTGCCGAAAATTCATGTGCCAGCTTGGCCAATTATTAAAGAAGTGACGTTTTTTAGTGTCAGTATTAGTATGAGTGGTTTACTCTTACTATGCTTCCAACTCGTAGATTCTTTTTCAGTATTTTCGATGCTCATACAGTCTGGGATGGCTGAGGTTGAAGCGATGGAGTTAAAGGGTATTTATGACCGCGGCCAACCACTTGTCCAGCTAGGAATTGTTATTGCGTCATCATTATCATTAGCGATTGTCCCACTTGTTGCCTTTAAATCAAAAAATAATAATGGACGAGGGGCAATTCCCTTCATACAACTTACGTATAGAACAGCCATTTTATTCGCTGTAGCAGCAGCGCTCGGTTTAATTTTGGTCATGCCTTATGTGAACGTCATGCTATTTAAAACGGATGCCCTGTCTGGGGTATTAATGCTATATGTTGTGCAAATCATCCCGTTGTCAATTATTTTAACGTTTACGGCGATTTTACAAGGTTATAGTAAATTAAAAGTGCCAGCAGGAATTTTACTAATAGGAATTTTACTGAAAATACTAGGTAACCTACTATTGATTCAGCTGTTTGAAATGTTTGGTGCGGCGCTAGCGAGCAATATTGGTTTAATTGTGGCTGCGGTGGCGCTAATTTGGTACTTGAAGCGTTTGATGTCAGTCCAATTAGCATCTAGGAGGTTTTACGTTCAGCTTGTTATCGCAAGTGTAGCAATGATTTTCACAGTAAAATTAGTGGCAGTGCTACTAACTAATATACTAGGTGACGTAGAAAACTCTCGGATAAGTGCGGTTTGGTATAGCGGTATTTTAATTTTCGCAGGCGCCTTTGTCTTTATTACTATTGTTGCCAAACTCCGTTTACTTGCGGTAAAGGAATGGTTTTTAATTCCGCTTGGGCGAAGAATGGCAACATATCAATTATGGTTAAATCGAAAGAAGTAGGTGTAGAACATGTATCAATTAACAGTTATTGGTCTTGGAGCGGCAGATTTTGATCAGCTGCAAAT
Proteins encoded in this window:
- a CDS encoding putative polysaccharide biosynthesis protein, which translates into the protein MSSQNFGMKSYMKGALLLTVAAIIVKVLSAAYRVPFQNLVGDQGFYVYQQVYPFIAFFVVWTSTGFAVAISKMLADFESSGVQSEAEKRAVSTIIFRYLTALSLIFFCVLFFGADLLAGFMWDAQLAPLLRTGAFVTLCMPMLALLKGTYQAKAMMEPVAYAQVFEQMIRVSIILVGTVIVMATSQSVYAAGTMAMLGTVLGEVAGVILLVFYMRKKLGSKNLPKIHVPAWPIIKEVTFFSVSISMSGLLLLCFQLVDSFSVFSMLIQSGMAEVEAMELKGIYDRGQPLVQLGIVIASSLSLAIVPLVAFKSKNNNGRGAIPFIQLTYRTAILFAVAAALGLILVMPYVNVMLFKTDALSGVLMLYVVQIIPLSIILTFTAILQGYSKLKVPAGILLIGILLKILGNLLLIQLFEMFGAALASNIGLIVAAVALIWYLKRLMSVQLASRRFYVQLVIASVAMIFTVKLVAVLLTNILGDVENSRISAVWYSGILIFAGAFVFITIVAKLRLLAVKEWFLIPLGRRMATYQLWLNRKK
- the spoVT gene encoding stage V sporulation protein T, which gives rise to MKATGIVRRIDDLGRVVIPKEIRRTLRIREGDPLEIYTDREGEVILKKYSPISDLGEFAQEYVQALYETLGTPAFISDRDEIIAVAGVSKKDYVSKRLTAFAEEFMKVRTVTTEKMETSIELVAGQFEQVKSYCVAPIVSNGDPIGAVYLLSKVHFIGEMEQKNAETAANFLAKQMEN